A single region of the Maylandia zebra isolate NMK-2024a linkage group LG17, Mzebra_GT3a, whole genome shotgun sequence genome encodes:
- the LOC112434851 gene encoding uncharacterized protein LOC112434851 — MTSMDFIQKSGVKIPNAVVVAGITQVSEKDEQVIDFLKQYGKITRVLFVDDSLSNFYQNLIVEYSSSSALEGLEPRLPYTYTAQADPSVVYEIKTLSSMYTTTVGSNVTKTYLAELKELAKLSGKDYGEVLKEMMCQIGEDVEAMRPTTEEPSPTYVETTVVSPPASKERQCHTSHSDVTPSDTGATDDVPLTNGRRAASLSVSDLNPPDIQKVVVEHIVRRQDVVPHIQSQVRLRSFSGKVPRPNNETDYDTWRTQIELLQNDPSMSPLQISRKIHESLLPPAADIVKSLRPESPPVTYLQLLDSAFGTVEDGEELFAQFLNTLQDPGEKSSTYLHRLQLALNRATKRGGVACEEVDKHLLKQFCRGCWDNDLLSALQLEQKKSSPPQFSDLLLMIRSEEDRQQAKTDRMRKHIGTTKQRTQLQFQGAHVCEPEEKHESSIAAIEDLRKQVASLQSQLTTFMSQKKTKFANSKDPAGKPQRAEESQQRPSDVNNGDKITAEVNKLIGTRSTAQVIVRGEEVNCLLDSGSQVTTVPESFYQQHLSEQKIKPLHDLLEVEGANGQLVPYFGYIEMTITFPKDFIGVPVDVNTLALIVPDTSQSLMLIGTNTLDVLFDIYSETDLANRQPLSHGYKVVFKIIALRRKQTSDTHQGVVKLLGKMPQVIPAGSTVVVEGVALGEGLQDEKSVVIEYPSSSPLPGGLLLKAGLVDFPQRRPHKLPVVISNESDHDIVIPAKCTIAEVSAYQTILLKEHNKTKRSELSQRTPETPSFQEPTITFNFGDSPVPLEWKQRITQQLSGMPEVFAQHDLDFGRTDQVRHHIKLSDGTPFKLRARPIHPRDIEAVRKHIQELLDAGVIRESESPFASPIVVVRKKNGQVRLCIDYRRLNLQTIKDAYSLPKLEDTFSALNGSQWFSVLDLKSGYYQIEVEEADKPKTAFVCPLGFWEFNRMPQGVTNAPSTFQRLMERCMGDMHLKDALVFLDDVIVFSRTLEEHEERLMKVLTRLKEFGLKLSPEKCVFFQTSVRYLGHVVSRNGVRTDPEKISALKTWPVPQTLRELKSFLGFAGYYRRFVKGYSSIVKPLHNLTSGYPPSHKKSKVNARQSAHQYHDPKDPFGGRWTPACQEAFKSVIQSLTTAPVLAFADPQKPYILHTDASTTGLGAVLYQEQEGQLRVIGYASRGLSRSENRYPAHKLEFLALKWSVTEKFSDYLYGNHFTVVTDSNPLTYILTSAKLDATSYRWLAALSTFSFKLLYRPGKQNGDADGLSRRPHGGLADDLKSQKEIERIQQFTQDHLCDPDNINAVNQSVVKAICERQFTYSVSPDNEREADADCVALVEVLAVSPSAVPDSYGQEEQFGGLPTIPHLTEAELADEQRADQCIKHVISQIEYGDTPPPTVRTQLPELPLLLRELNRLELRNNVLYRRRQERSQKTYQLVLPAELRNTVLTSLHDHMGHMGVDRTLDLVRSRFYWPRMALDVERKVKTCGRCVRRKARPERAAPLVNINTTRPLELLCMDFLSLEADRSGTKDILVITDHFTKFAVAIPTPNQKARTVARCLWENFMVHYGIPEKLHSDQGPDFESRTIKELCQVAGIHKVRTTPYHPRGNPVERFNRTLLDMLGTLRDQDKSCWRDHVRPLVHAYNCTRNEVTGFSPYELMFGRQPRLPVDLAFNLPVQEEQHSSHSEYVQKLKSRLKESYKLAMDKAAKMAHKNKMRFDRHVTASDLEAGDRVLVRNVRIRGKHKISDKWEHTVHVVVRRAGNLPVYTVKPENKDGPLRTLHRDLLLPCGYLPVEESSEHVQKPVSRRPRTRANPALEEENSSDEEDDLLIPVWLSSPVHTVSESPVNVPDIDNPPVFDSQSDFGNIPDMPNSTTDDTEYLSTNGVTPTEQVDEITLAENDSPVDDPDVQERQLPFQEAGTRGANSEERVEEIVPVDTRENMDTNDSVRRSERNRRPPRRLDYTELGNPLITAAKSFLQGLSSAWADVISDGEEPASPSSLTRQIIII; from the exons ATGACCAGCATGGATTTCATACAAAAGTCTGGTGTCAAAATACCTAATGCGGTTGTTGTCGCTGGGATAACACAGGTATCTGAGAAAGATGAACAGGTCATTGACTTTCTGAAACAGTATGGTAAAATCACAAGAGTCCTTTTTGTTGATGATTCACTGTCCAACTTCTACCAAAACCTGATCGTAGAATACTCTAGCAGTTCAGCCTTAGAAGGTTTAGAACCTCGTTTACCATACACATACACAGCACAAGCTGATCCCAGCGTTGtctatgaaattaaaacactcAGTAGCATGTACACTACCACGGTTGGGAGTAATGTTACAAAAACCTACTTGGCGGAACTCAAGGAACTAGCCAAGCTGAGTGGCAAAGACTACGGTGAGGTGCTGAAGGAGATGATGTGTCAGATTGGGGAGGATGTTGAAGCCATGCGACCCACCACTGAAGAACCTTCTCCCACGTATGTCGAGACCACTGTTGTATCTCCGCCCGCTTCTAAAGAGCGACAGTGTCACACCTCACATTCAGATGTTACACCAAGTGATACTGGTGCCACTGATGATGTTCCCCTCACTAATGGAAGGAGAGCAGCGTCCCTCTCAGTAAGTGACTTGAACCCACCTGACATTCAGAAGGTTGTGGTAGAGCATATCGTACGAAGGCAAGATGTCGTCCCACACATCCAGTCCCAGGTGAGACTCCGTTCCTTCTCCGGTAAGGTTCCCAGACCTAACAATGAAACTGATTATGACACATGGCGCACACAAATTGAACTGCTCCAAAATGATCCCAGCATGTCCCCCCTGCAAATATCCAGAAAGATCCATGAGAGCCTGCTCCCACCAGCAGCTGATATAGTTAAGAGTTTGCGGCCTGAGTCACCACCTGTGACTTATTTGCAGCTTCTAGATTCAGCCTTTGGCACTGTAGAAGATGGCGAGGAACTTTTCGCTCAATTCCTGAACACCCTTCAAGATCCAGGTGAGAAGTCATCCACTTACCTTCACCGGCTACAGCTAGCATTAAACAGAGCCACGAAGAGGGGGGGAGTCGCATGTGAAGAAGTGGACAAACATCTACTTAAACAGTTCTGCAGGGGATGTTGGGACAACGACCTACTCAGCGCCCTGCAACTTGAGCAAAAGAAGAGCAGCCCACCCCAATTCTCAGACCTGTTGTTAATGATTCGCTCTGAGGAAGATCGACAGCAAGCAAAAACTGACCGTATGAGAAAACACATTGGCACCACAAAGCAGAGAACTCAGTTACAGTTCCAGGGTGCACATGTTTGTGAACCAGAGGAGAAACATGAGAGTAGCATTGCTGCTATTGAGGATCTGCGAAAGCAGGTGGCGAGTCTGCAAAGTCAACTAACTACATTCAtgtcacagaaaaaaacaaagtttgcaAACAGCAAGGACCCTGCAGGGAAGCCGCAGA gagctgaggagagtcaaCAACGTCCCTCAGACGTAAACAATGGTGACAAAATCACAGCTGAGGTTAACAAA TTGATTGGTACCAGAAGTACAGCTCAAGTGATTGTGAGAGGTGAAGAAGTCAACTGTCTTCTTGACTCAGGCTCCCAAGTTACCACTGTTCCTGAGTCATTTTACCAGCAGCACCTTTCAGAGCAAAAGATCAAGCCACTACATGACCTCTTAGAAGTGGAAGGTGCTAATGGCCAGCTAGTGCCTTACTTTGGCTATATAGAAATGACCATAACTTTTCCAAAGGACTTTATAGGTGTTCCAGTAGATGTAAACACACTTGCTTTAATCGTCCCTGACACTTCACAATCCCTCATGCTCATAGGCACAAACACCCTAGATGTACTGTTCGACATCTACTCAGAGACTGACTTAGCCAATCGTCAACCCCTCTCACATGGCTACAAAGTAGTCTTCAAAATCATTGCGTTGAGACGGAAGCAGACAAGTGACACCCATCAGGGGGTAGTGAAGCTACTTGGCAAGATGCCTCAAGTCATTCCAGCTGGTTCAACTGTAGTGGTGGAGGGAGTCGCCCTTGGCGAGGGCCTTCAGGATGAAAAATCAGTTGTAATTGAGTACCCATCATCGTCCCCCTTGCCCGGTGGCCTGCTACTTAAAGCCGGTCTGGTGGACTTTCCCCAGCGGCGGCCCCACAAGTTGCCAGTTGTTATAAGCAACGAGTCTGACCACGACATTGTCATCCCTGCCAAGTGTACTATTGCAGAGGTTAGTGCTTATCAGACCATCCTATTAAAGGAACACAACAAGACCAAACGGTCAGAACTATCCCAGAGAACTCCAGAGACTCCGTCTTTCCAAGAGCCCACCATAACCTTCAATTTTGGTGACTCCCCAGTTCCATTGGAATGGAAACAGCGCATCACTCAGCAGCTCAGCGGCATGCCTGAGGTGTTTGCACAGCATGACCTGGATTTTGGCCGGACGGACCAGGTGCGACATCATATAAAACTTTCGGATGGCACGCCTTTCAAACTACGTGCCCGGCCAATCCACCCACGGGACATTGAGGCTGTCCGGAAGCACATTCAGGAACTCCTTGATGCAGGAGTTATTAGAGAGTCAGAGTCCCCATTTGCGTCACCCATAGTGGTAGTCCGGAAAAAGAACGGCCAAGTCCGGTTGTGCATCGATTATAGGCGTCTAAACCTTCAGACTATAAAAGATGCGTACAGCCTTCCAAAGCTAGAGGACACGTTCTCAGCCCTCAATGGTTCACAGTGGTTCTCTGTTCttgatctaaaatcagggtACTACCAGATCGAGGTCGAAGAAGCAGACAAACCGAAGACGGCCTTCGTGTGCCCTCTCGGCTTCTGGGAGTTCAACAGAATGCCTCAGGGTGTAACGAACGCCCCCAGCACGTTCCAGCGGTTAATGGAGCGGTGCATGGGGGATATGCATTTGAAGGATGCATTGGTCTTTCTTGATGACGTGATAGTATTCTCCCGAACCCTTGAGGAACACGAAGAAAGACTCATGAAAGTGCTCACTCGTCTAAAAGAGTTTGGGTTAAAGCTGTCACCAGAGAAATGTGTCTTCTTCCAGACTTCAGTCCGTTATCTGGGGCATGTGGTCTCCAGAAATGGAGTTCGGACTGACCCTGAGAAGATTTCGGCCCTTAAAACATGGCCTGTCCCACAGACCCTGCGAGAGTTAAAGTCGTTCCTTGGTTTTGCTGGGTATTATAGAAGGTTCGTTAAGGGGTATTCCAGCATTGTGAAACCTCTCCACAACTTAACTTCAGGGTACCCACCTAGCCACAAGAAATCAAAAGTAAACGCAAGACAAAGTGCACATCAGTACCATGACCCAAAAGACCCTTTCGGAGGTCGCTGGACGCCAGCTTGCCAGGAAGCCTTCAAGTCAGTCATCCAAAGTCTCACCACTGCCCCTGTACTTGCCTTCGCTGACCCCCAGAAACCCTATATACTGCACACCGACGCCAGTACCACCGGGCTTGGTGCTGTATTGTATCAGGAGCAAGAGGGACAACTTAGAGTCATAGGCTATGCAAGTAGAGGGCTGTCACGGAGCGAAAATCGCTATCCAGCGCACAAGTTGGAGTTTCTGGCGCTCAAGTGGTCAGTTACAGAAAAGTTCAGCGACTATCTCTACGGCAACCACTTCACTGTTGTAACGGATAGTAATCCGCTGACTTACATTCTGACTTCAGCAAAACTTGACGCAACTAGCTATAGGTGGCTAGCAGCACTGTCCACATTCTCTTTCAAACTCCTCTATCGTCCAGGGAAGCAGAATGGAGATGCGGATGGATTATCACGCAGACCACACGGAGGGCTAGCGGACGACCTGAAATCACAAAAAGAGATTGAACGCATACAACAGTTCACTCAAGATCACCTTTGTGATCCAGACAACATCAATGCTGTAAATCAGTCTGTGGTGAAAGCAATCTGTGAGAGGCAGTTCACCTACAGCGTCAGTCCTGACAATGAAAGAGAGGCAGATGCAGATTGTGTTGCCTTGGTGGAGGTGCTTGCTGTGTCTCCTAGTGCTGTACCTGATAGCTATGGGCAAGAGGAACAGTTTGGAGGTCTGCCAACCATTCCCCATCTAACTGAGGCAGAGCTGGCAGACGAGCAAAGAGCCGATCAGTGTATAAAGCATGTTATTTCTCAGATCGAATATGGGGACACACCACCTCCAACCGTGCGCACACAACTCCCTGAGCTTCCACTGCTCCTCCGAGAGCTTAACCGTCTTGAGCTCCGCAACAATGTCTTGTACCGGCGACGCCAAGAGAGGTCCCAGAAAACCTACCAGCTTGTACTTCCAGCTGAGCTTCGCAACACAGTTCTCACCAGCCTGCATGACCATATGGGTCACATGGGAGTCGACCGTACACTGGACCTTGTAAGGTCAAGATTTTATTGGCCAAGGATGGCTTTGGACGTGGAAAGGAAAGTGAAGACGTGTGGCAGGTGCGTGCGGAGGAAGGCACGGCCTGAAAGAGCGGCCCCCTTGGTCAACATTAATACGACACGACCTCTTGAACTCTTGTGCATGGACTTCTTGTCCCTGgaagctgacaggagtggaacCAAAGATATATTGGTGATCACGGACCACTTCACTAAATTTGCAGTTGCTATCCCAACACCTAATCAAAAGGCCCGCACAGTGGCAAGGTGTCTGTGGGAGAACTTTATGGTACACTATGGCATCCCAGAAAAATTGCATAGTGACCAGGGTCCAGATTTCGAGTCCCGCACAATCAAGGAGCTCTGTCAGGTGGCTGGTATCCACAAGGTGAGGACAACCCCATACCATCCTAGGGGCAATCCTGTGGAACGATTTAATCGTACCTTGCTTGATATGTTGGGAACTCTCCGTGATCAAGATAAGTCCTGTTGGCGTGACCATGTAAGACCCCTGGTCCACGCTTATAACTGCACCAGGAATGAAGTGACTGGTTTCTCCCCGTACGAACTGATGTTCGGACGCCAACCTCGGTTGCCAGTTGACCTTGCATTCAACCTGCCAGTGCAAGAGGAACAACACTCATCTCActctgaatatgtgcaaaaactCAAGTCACGTCTCAAAGAAAGCTACAAGTTAGCTATGGACAAGGCTGCAAAGATGGCTCACAAGAACAAAATGAGGTTTGACAGACATGTAACTGCATCAGACTTGGAAGCTGGAGATCGGGTATTGGTCAGGAATGTCCGTATCCGGGGCAAACATAAGATTTCAGACAAGTGGGAACACACTGTGCATGTAGTGGTGAGAAGGGCAGGCAACCTCCCAGTATATACAGTTAAGCCTGAAAACAAAGATGGTCCCCTAAGAACACTACACCGGGATCTGTTGCTACCATGTGGCTACCTACCTGTGGAGGAAAGCAGTGAGCATGTACAGAAGCCAGTGTCACGCAGGCCAAGAACCCGTGCAAATCCAGCGCTAGAGGAAGAGAACTCCTCAGACGAAGAAGATGATTTGCTCATTCCTGTTTGGTTGAGTTCCCCTGTccacacagtgagtgagagtCCTGTAAATGTTCCTGATATTGACAACCCACCTGTTTTTGACAGCCAATCTGATTTTGGCAACATACCTGATATGCCTAACAGTACTACAGATGATACTGAGTACTTATCTACCAATGGAGTCACACCGACCGAACAAGTGGATGAAATAACCTTAGCTGAAAATGACTCACCTGTTGATGACCCAGACGTCCAAGAAAGGCAACTTCCATTTCAGGAGGCTGGCACCAGAGGTGCGAATTCTGAGGAGAGAGTGGAGGAGATAGTCCCAGTGGATACAAGGGAAAACATGGATACAAATGATTCTGTAAGGAGATCTGAGAGAAACCGTCGTCCGCCACGACGGCTTGACTATACGGAGCTAGGCAATCCTCTGATCACTGCAGCAAAATCATTCTTGCAAGGACTGTCTTCAGCTTGGGCCGATGTCATCAGTGATGGTGAAGAGCCTGCTTCGCCCTCTTCCTTGACCCGTCAAATAATCATCATTTAA